TCGCGAGCCCGTCTTCTTCTGACACCACACGCGGAGTGGTGGCAGTCTTATTTCGACTCGCAGTACTTACTTGAATACCAGCCGATCTTCACTCCGGGACGGGACAGGGCTGAGGTCGCAAGGATTGTCGATCTAATGGGCCTGCCGGTGGGCTCGCGCGTGCTCGATGTGCCTTGCGGTCAGGGGCGGCATGCACACCTGCTGGCCGAAGCCGGGTTTGCTGTTGATGGCCTCGATTATTCGAAGGATCTTCTCGCGATCGCACGAAAGCGCGGAATCAGTTCGCAGCTGAGATACTCGGCAGGCGACATGCGAAAGCTGCCTGGGAAGTGGACAGGCCGGTTCGATGTCGTCATCAATCTGTTCACATCGTTCGGTTTTTTCATGAACCCGCTGGATGACGCGCTCGTGGTGAGAGAGTTTGCGCGCGCGCTCCGACCCGGTGGAATGCTTATCTGGCATGGTGGCAGCCGCGACGGCGTCATGGCGCGATTTCTGGCGCGGGACTGGTGGGAAACCGAAGACGGAACGATCGTTGCGCATTCGCGGTCGTTCGATCCGCTGTCCGGCGTGCTGACGATCGAGTCGGTCCTCCATTCGGAAGGGAAACAAACCGGCAGGCGCGTTCACACGATACGGCTCTATACGGCCAGCCGCCTTGCAGAGCTTTTCAATGCCTCGGGGCTGATCGTGGAAGAGGCATACGACGGATTCACCGAGCGACCACTCACGCGCAGGTCCAGCGAGATGATGTTGATTGCAAGAAAAGAATGACGATGATCCATCATTGGCGGGACTGAGAGTTACTTGCGGGCAATTCGATGCGGGTGGCGCGTTGCCGCATCGGCTTTGTGAGCGCTAGCTTTGAACCCTGTATGAGACCAATTCGAGTTCTCGTTGCCAAGCCCGGCCTCGACGGCCACGACCGTGGCGCTAAAGTTGTAGCCGCCGCGCTTCGCGACGCCGGGATGGAAGTCATCTATACCGGCCTCCACCAGACGCCCGAGATGATTGCGACTGCGGCCGTACAGGAAGATGCCGATGTCATCGGGCTTTCCATTCTCAGCGGTGCCCACATGACTCTCATCCCGAGAGTTGTGCAGCTCGTT
The DNA window shown above is from Gemmatimonadaceae bacterium and carries:
- a CDS encoding methyltransferase domain-containing protein, whose amino-acid sequence is MFTPGRDRAEVARIVDLMGLPVGSRVLDVPCGQGRHAHLLAEAGFAVDGLDYSKDLLAIARKRGISSQLRYSAGDMRKLPGKWTGRFDVVINLFTSFGFFMNPLDDALVVREFARALRPGGMLIWHGGSRDGVMARFLARDWWETEDGTIVAHSRSFDPLSGVLTIESVLHSEGKQTGRRVHTIRLYTASRLAELFNASGLIVEEAYDGFTERPLTRRSSEMMLIARKE
- a CDS encoding cobalamin B12-binding domain-containing protein, with translation MRPIRVLVAKPGLDGHDRGAKVVAAALRDAGMEVIYTGLHQTPEMIATAAVQEDADVIGLSILSGAHMTLIPRVVQLVRDQGRDDILITGGGIIPREDIESLQAQGVGRLFGPGTPTTELIDYIKEWFAAREGAGAAPPGS